A single region of the Mustela lutreola isolate mMusLut2 chromosome 2, mMusLut2.pri, whole genome shotgun sequence genome encodes:
- the NDUFA11 gene encoding NADH dehydrogenase [ubiquinone] 1 alpha subcomplex subunit 11 has translation MARTLLQRYLDIPDGTECHRKTYASTTISGAAGLIVSAYSVILQPPDTFLEGVARTGRYTFTAAAIGAIFGLTSCLSAQVREKPDDPLNYFIGGCAGGLTLGARTHSYGVGAAACAYMGMTAALFKMGQLEGWKLVAAPKV, from the exons ATGGCGCGGACGCTTCTTCAGCGATACCTGGACATCCCCGATGGCACCGAGTGCCACCGCAAGACCTACGCCAGCACCACAATCAGTGGTGCCGCTG GCCTGATCGTCTCTGCCTACAGTGTCATACTCCAGCCCCCGGATACCTTCCTGGAGGGGGTGGCGAGGACAGGGCGCTACACATTTACTGCAG CCGCCATCGGAGCCATATTTGGCCTTACCTCCTGCCTCAGCGCCCAGGTCCGCGAGAAGCCCGATGACCCCCTCAACTACTTCATTGGAGGCTGTGCCGGAGGCCTGACCCTGGGAGCACGCA CCCACAGCTACGGGGTCGGAGCCGCCGCCTGCGCGTACATGGGCATGACGGCCGCGCTGTTCAAGATGGGCCAGCTGGAGGGCTGGAAGCTCGTCGCGGCGCCCAAGGTGTAG
- the VMAC gene encoding vimentin-type intermediate filament-associated coiled-coil protein gives MSAPPPLQIREANAHLAAVHRHVAELEARLDAAERTVRAQAERLARHDQQLRAALDELGRAKDCEIAALQEQLLTSEATVHSLQAAVRQRDELIGQLQPRAELLQDICRRRPPLAGLLAALAEAERLGPLPTRDPSHPLPGGPSPRLANSTGEEEDRDRLQPAVFGTTV, from the exons ATGTCGGCGCCGCCGCCGCTGCAGATCCGCGAGGCGAACGCACACCTGGCGGCTGTGCACCGGCACGTCGCGGAGTTGGAGGCGCGGCTGGACGCGGCGGAGCGCACAGTGCGCGCCCAGGCCGAGCGCCTGGCCCGCCACGACCAGCAGCTGCGCGCTGCCCTGGACGAGCTGGGCCGCGCCAAGGACTG TGAGATTGCGGCTCTCCAGGAGCAGCTGCTGACCTCCGAAGCCACTGTCCACAGCCTGCAGGCTGCTGTACGCCAGAGGGATGAGCTCATTGGGCAGCTGCAGCCCCGGGCGGAGCTGCTGCAGGACATCTGCCGTCGCCGGCCACCCCTGGCCGGGCTGCTGGCCGCCCTGGCGGAGGCTGAACGCCTGGGGCCCCTGCCAACCAGAGACCCCAGCCACCCACTCCCTGGTGGGCCCAGTCCACGCCTTGCCAACAGCActggggaagaggaggacagGGACCGCCTGCAGCCTGCAGTGTTTGGGACCACGGTGTGA
- the CAPS gene encoding calcyphosin: protein MDAVDTTVEKLRAQCLSRGALGIQGLARFFRRLDRDRSRTLDSGELQRGLAELGLVLDAAEAEGVCRRWDRDGSGTLDLEEFLRALRPPMSPAREAVIAAAFAKLDRSGDGVVTVDDLRGVYSGRAHPKVRSGEWTEEEALHRFLDNFDSSEKDGQVTLAEFQDYYSGISTSMDTDEEFVAMMTSAWQL from the exons ATGGATGCTGTGGACACCACCGTGGAGAAGCTCCGGGCACAGTGCCTGTCCCGAGGGGCCTTGGGCATCCAGGGCCTGGCCAG GTTTTTCCGCCGCCTGGACCGGGACAGGAGCCGGACCCTGGACTCGGGGGAACTCCAGCGGGGCCTGGCTGAGCTGGGGCTGGTGCTGGACGCGGCTGAAGCAGAGGGCGTGTGCAGGCGCTGGGACCGTGATGGCAGCGGGACGCTCGACCTGGAGGAGTTCCTGAGGGCACTGCGG CCCCCCATGTCCCCAGCTCGGGAGGCGGTCATTGCAGCTGCCTTTGCCAAGCTGGACCGCAGCGGGGATGGTGTGGTGACCGTGGACGACCTCCGGGGAGTGTACAGTGGCCGCGCCCACCCCAAAGTGCGAAGTGGGGAGTGGACCGAGGAGGAGGCGCTCCACCGCTTCCTGGACAACTTCGACTCCTCCGAGAAGGACGGGCAG GTCACGCTGGCTGAATTCCAGGACTACTACAGCGGCATAAGCACCTCCATGGACACAGATGAGGAGTTTGTGGCCATGATGACCAGTGCCTGGCAGCTGTGA
- the RANBP3 gene encoding ran-binding protein 3 isoform X6 has protein sequence MADLANEEKPAIAPPVFVFQKDKGQKRPAGGSSPEGGEDSDREDGNYCPPVKRERTSSSTQFPPSQSVSKNNVFMPSTFCEPSAGNSDSEPEEKSSGFRLKPPTLIHGQAPSAGLPSQKPKEQQRSVLRPAVLQAPQPKALSQTVPSSGTNGVSIPADCTGAMTATSPDNPARRSPSDEARALEEKEPQKNESSDTCEEENCEKKEQVAQQAFVFGQNLRDRVKLTHENTDVADMENAGHPSSETPAATNYFLQYISSSLDNSTNSADTASNKFVFGQNMSERVLSPPKLNEVSSDATRENAAAESGSESSSQEATPEKANNISESLAESAAAYTKATARKCLLEKVEVITGEEAESNVLQIQCKLFVFDKTSQSWVERGRGLLRLNDMASADDGTLQSRLVMRTQGSLRLILNTKLWAQMQIDKASEKSIRITAMDTEDQGVKVFLISASSKDTGQLYAALHHRILALRSRVEQEQEAKMPAPEPGAAPSNEDDSDEDVLAPSGATGGGAGEEGEGQTAGST, from the exons AGGCCAGCCGGAGGCTCCAGCCCCGAAGGTGGAGAAG aTTCCGACCGAGAAGATGGAAATTACTGCCCTCCCGTCAAGCGAGAAAGGACGTCCTCTTCAACCCAGTTCCCGCCCTCGCAGTCAG TAtcaaaaaacaatgtttttatgCCATCAACCTTCTGCGAGCCATCTGCAGGCAATTCTGACTCAGAACCAG AGGAAAAGAGCAGTGGATTCCGGTTGAAGCCACCAACATTGATCCACGGCCAGGCACCCAGTGCAG GTCTGCCGAGTCAGAAGCCCAAGGAGCAACAGCGGAGTGTGCTTCGCCCGGCAGTGTTACAAGCCCCACAGCCAAAGGCACTCTCACAGACTG TCCCGAGCAGCGGCACCAACGGGGTCAGTATCCCAGCAGACTGCACGGGGGCCATGACAGCGACATCGCCCGACAACCCCGCACGGAGAAGTCCCTCCGACGAGGCACGAGCACTTGAG GAGAAAGAGCCCCAGAAAAATGAGTCTAGCGATACTTGTGAGGAGGAAAACTGTGAGAAAAAAGAGCAAGTTGCACAGCAGGCGTTTGTGTTCGGGCAGAACCTGAGGGACAGAGTCAAG CTAACACACGAGAACACTGACGTAGCTGACATGGAGAATGCCGGCCACCCCAGTTCAGAAACGCCAGCTGCGACCAACTATTTCCTTCAGTATATCAGTTCCAG TTTAGACAACTCGACCAATAGTGCCGACACCGCCAGCAACAAATTCGTGTTTGGCCAGAACATGAGCGAGCGCGTGCTG AGCCCGCCCAAACTAAATGAAGTCAGTTCCGATGCCACCAGGGAAAACGCAGCTGCTGAGTCCGGGTCTGAGTCCTCATCGCAGGAGGCCACCCCCGAGAAAG CTAATAACATTTCAGAGTCCCTGGCCGAGTCTGCAGCCGCGTACACCAAGGCAACAGCACGGAAGTGTTTGCTGGAAAAAGTGGAAGTCATCACTGGGGAGGAGGCGGAGAGCAACGTGTTACAG ATCCAGTGTAAGCTGTTCGTCTTTGACAAGACCTCGCAGTCATGGGTGGAGAGAGGCCGGGGTCTGCTCAGGCTCAATGACATGGCATCGGCCGACGACGGGACCCTCCAGTCCCGACTAG TGATGCGGACCCAGGGCAGCTTGCGGCTGATCCTCAACACCAAGCTCTGGGCCCAGATGCAGATCGACAAGGCCAGTGAAAAGAGCATTCGCATCACAGCCATGGACACTGAGGACCAGGGCGTGAAGGTTTTCCTGATCTCC GCCAGTTCCAAGGACACGGGCCAGCTGTATGCAGCCCTGCACCACCGCATCCTGGCCCTGCGCAGCCGCGTGGAGCAAGAGCAGGAAGCCAAGATGCCTGCCCCCGAACCCGGGGCAGCCCCGTCCAACGAGGACGACAGTGACGAGGACGTCCTGGCTCCATCGGGGGCCACTGGAGGCG GTGCCGgcgaggaaggggaggggcagacggccGGAAGCACATAG
- the RANBP3 gene encoding ran-binding protein 3 isoform X7, with protein sequence MGKRPAGGSSPEGGEDSDREDGNYCPPVKRERTSSSTQFPPSQSVSKNNVFMPSTFCEPSAGNSDSEPEEKSSGFRLKPPTLIHGQAPSAGLPSQKPKEQQRSVLRPAVLQAPQPKALSQTVPSSGTNGVSIPADCTGAMTATSPDNPARRSPSDEARALEEKEPQKNESSDTCEEENCEKKEQVAQQAFVFGQNLRDRVKLTHENTDVADMENAGHPSSETPAATNYFLQYISSSLDNSTNSADTASNKFVFGQNMSERVLSPPKLNEVSSDATRENAAAESGSESSSQEATPEKANNISESLAESAAAYTKATARKCLLEKVEVITGEEAESNVLQIQCKLFVFDKTSQSWVERGRGLLRLNDMASADDGTLQSRLVMRTQGSLRLILNTKLWAQMQIDKASEKSIRITAMDTEDQGVKVFLISASSKDTGQLYAALHHRILALRSRVEQEQEAKMPAPEPGAAPSNEDDSDEDVLAPSGATGGGAGEEGEGQTAGST encoded by the exons AGGCCAGCCGGAGGCTCCAGCCCCGAAGGTGGAGAAG aTTCCGACCGAGAAGATGGAAATTACTGCCCTCCCGTCAAGCGAGAAAGGACGTCCTCTTCAACCCAGTTCCCGCCCTCGCAGTCAG TAtcaaaaaacaatgtttttatgCCATCAACCTTCTGCGAGCCATCTGCAGGCAATTCTGACTCAGAACCAG AGGAAAAGAGCAGTGGATTCCGGTTGAAGCCACCAACATTGATCCACGGCCAGGCACCCAGTGCAG GTCTGCCGAGTCAGAAGCCCAAGGAGCAACAGCGGAGTGTGCTTCGCCCGGCAGTGTTACAAGCCCCACAGCCAAAGGCACTCTCACAGACTG TCCCGAGCAGCGGCACCAACGGGGTCAGTATCCCAGCAGACTGCACGGGGGCCATGACAGCGACATCGCCCGACAACCCCGCACGGAGAAGTCCCTCCGACGAGGCACGAGCACTTGAG GAGAAAGAGCCCCAGAAAAATGAGTCTAGCGATACTTGTGAGGAGGAAAACTGTGAGAAAAAAGAGCAAGTTGCACAGCAGGCGTTTGTGTTCGGGCAGAACCTGAGGGACAGAGTCAAG CTAACACACGAGAACACTGACGTAGCTGACATGGAGAATGCCGGCCACCCCAGTTCAGAAACGCCAGCTGCGACCAACTATTTCCTTCAGTATATCAGTTCCAG TTTAGACAACTCGACCAATAGTGCCGACACCGCCAGCAACAAATTCGTGTTTGGCCAGAACATGAGCGAGCGCGTGCTG AGCCCGCCCAAACTAAATGAAGTCAGTTCCGATGCCACCAGGGAAAACGCAGCTGCTGAGTCCGGGTCTGAGTCCTCATCGCAGGAGGCCACCCCCGAGAAAG CTAATAACATTTCAGAGTCCCTGGCCGAGTCTGCAGCCGCGTACACCAAGGCAACAGCACGGAAGTGTTTGCTGGAAAAAGTGGAAGTCATCACTGGGGAGGAGGCGGAGAGCAACGTGTTACAG ATCCAGTGTAAGCTGTTCGTCTTTGACAAGACCTCGCAGTCATGGGTGGAGAGAGGCCGGGGTCTGCTCAGGCTCAATGACATGGCATCGGCCGACGACGGGACCCTCCAGTCCCGACTAG TGATGCGGACCCAGGGCAGCTTGCGGCTGATCCTCAACACCAAGCTCTGGGCCCAGATGCAGATCGACAAGGCCAGTGAAAAGAGCATTCGCATCACAGCCATGGACACTGAGGACCAGGGCGTGAAGGTTTTCCTGATCTCC GCCAGTTCCAAGGACACGGGCCAGCTGTATGCAGCCCTGCACCACCGCATCCTGGCCCTGCGCAGCCGCGTGGAGCAAGAGCAGGAAGCCAAGATGCCTGCCCCCGAACCCGGGGCAGCCCCGTCCAACGAGGACGACAGTGACGAGGACGTCCTGGCTCCATCGGGGGCCACTGGAGGCG GTGCCGgcgaggaaggggaggggcagacggccGGAAGCACATAG
- the RANBP3 gene encoding ran-binding protein 3 isoform X9: protein MADLANEEKPAIAPPVFVFQKDKGQKRPAGGSSPEGGEDSDREDGNYCPPVKRERTSSSTQFPPSQSEEKSSGFRLKPPTLIHGQAPSAGLPSQKPKEQQRSVLRPAVLQAPQPKALSQTVPSSGTNGVSIPADCTGAMTATSPDNPARRSPSDEARALEEKEPQKNESSDTCEEENCEKKEQVAQQAFVFGQNLRDRVKLTHENTDVADMENAGHPSSETPAATNYFLQYISSSLDNSTNSADTASNKFVFGQNMSERVLSPPKLNEVSSDATRENAAAESGSESSSQEATPEKESLAESAAAYTKATARKCLLEKVEVITGEEAESNVLQIQCKLFVFDKTSQSWVERGRGLLRLNDMASADDGTLQSRLVMRTQGSLRLILNTKLWAQMQIDKASEKSIRITAMDTEDQGVKVFLISASSKDTGQLYAALHHRILALRSRVEQEQEAKMPAPEPGAAPSNEDDSDEDVLAPSGATGGGAGEEGEGQTAGST from the exons AGGCCAGCCGGAGGCTCCAGCCCCGAAGGTGGAGAAG aTTCCGACCGAGAAGATGGAAATTACTGCCCTCCCGTCAAGCGAGAAAGGACGTCCTCTTCAACCCAGTTCCCGCCCTCGCAGTCAG AGGAAAAGAGCAGTGGATTCCGGTTGAAGCCACCAACATTGATCCACGGCCAGGCACCCAGTGCAG GTCTGCCGAGTCAGAAGCCCAAGGAGCAACAGCGGAGTGTGCTTCGCCCGGCAGTGTTACAAGCCCCACAGCCAAAGGCACTCTCACAGACTG TCCCGAGCAGCGGCACCAACGGGGTCAGTATCCCAGCAGACTGCACGGGGGCCATGACAGCGACATCGCCCGACAACCCCGCACGGAGAAGTCCCTCCGACGAGGCACGAGCACTTGAG GAGAAAGAGCCCCAGAAAAATGAGTCTAGCGATACTTGTGAGGAGGAAAACTGTGAGAAAAAAGAGCAAGTTGCACAGCAGGCGTTTGTGTTCGGGCAGAACCTGAGGGACAGAGTCAAG CTAACACACGAGAACACTGACGTAGCTGACATGGAGAATGCCGGCCACCCCAGTTCAGAAACGCCAGCTGCGACCAACTATTTCCTTCAGTATATCAGTTCCAG TTTAGACAACTCGACCAATAGTGCCGACACCGCCAGCAACAAATTCGTGTTTGGCCAGAACATGAGCGAGCGCGTGCTG AGCCCGCCCAAACTAAATGAAGTCAGTTCCGATGCCACCAGGGAAAACGCAGCTGCTGAGTCCGGGTCTGAGTCCTCATCGCAGGAGGCCACCCCCGAGAAAG AGTCCCTGGCCGAGTCTGCAGCCGCGTACACCAAGGCAACAGCACGGAAGTGTTTGCTGGAAAAAGTGGAAGTCATCACTGGGGAGGAGGCGGAGAGCAACGTGTTACAG ATCCAGTGTAAGCTGTTCGTCTTTGACAAGACCTCGCAGTCATGGGTGGAGAGAGGCCGGGGTCTGCTCAGGCTCAATGACATGGCATCGGCCGACGACGGGACCCTCCAGTCCCGACTAG TGATGCGGACCCAGGGCAGCTTGCGGCTGATCCTCAACACCAAGCTCTGGGCCCAGATGCAGATCGACAAGGCCAGTGAAAAGAGCATTCGCATCACAGCCATGGACACTGAGGACCAGGGCGTGAAGGTTTTCCTGATCTCC GCCAGTTCCAAGGACACGGGCCAGCTGTATGCAGCCCTGCACCACCGCATCCTGGCCCTGCGCAGCCGCGTGGAGCAAGAGCAGGAAGCCAAGATGCCTGCCCCCGAACCCGGGGCAGCCCCGTCCAACGAGGACGACAGTGACGAGGACGTCCTGGCTCCATCGGGGGCCACTGGAGGCG GTGCCGgcgaggaaggggaggggcagacggccGGAAGCACATAG
- the RANBP3 gene encoding ran-binding protein 3 isoform X8: MADLANEEKPAIAPPVFVFQKDKGQKRPAGGSSPEGGEDSDREDGNYCPPVKRERTSSSTQFPPSQSEEKSSGFRLKPPTLIHGQAPSAGLPSQKPKEQQRSVLRPAVLQAPQPKALSQTVPSSGTNGVSIPADCTGAMTATSPDNPARRSPSDEARALEEKEPQKNESSDTCEEENCEKKEQVAQQAFVFGQNLRDRVKLTHENTDVADMENAGHPSSETPAATNYFLQYISSSLDNSTNSADTASNKFVFGQNMSERVLSPPKLNEVSSDATRENAAAESGSESSSQEATPEKANNISESLAESAAAYTKATARKCLLEKVEVITGEEAESNVLQIQCKLFVFDKTSQSWVERGRGLLRLNDMASADDGTLQSRLVMRTQGSLRLILNTKLWAQMQIDKASEKSIRITAMDTEDQGVKVFLISASSKDTGQLYAALHHRILALRSRVEQEQEAKMPAPEPGAAPSNEDDSDEDVLAPSGATGGGAGEEGEGQTAGST; the protein is encoded by the exons AGGCCAGCCGGAGGCTCCAGCCCCGAAGGTGGAGAAG aTTCCGACCGAGAAGATGGAAATTACTGCCCTCCCGTCAAGCGAGAAAGGACGTCCTCTTCAACCCAGTTCCCGCCCTCGCAGTCAG AGGAAAAGAGCAGTGGATTCCGGTTGAAGCCACCAACATTGATCCACGGCCAGGCACCCAGTGCAG GTCTGCCGAGTCAGAAGCCCAAGGAGCAACAGCGGAGTGTGCTTCGCCCGGCAGTGTTACAAGCCCCACAGCCAAAGGCACTCTCACAGACTG TCCCGAGCAGCGGCACCAACGGGGTCAGTATCCCAGCAGACTGCACGGGGGCCATGACAGCGACATCGCCCGACAACCCCGCACGGAGAAGTCCCTCCGACGAGGCACGAGCACTTGAG GAGAAAGAGCCCCAGAAAAATGAGTCTAGCGATACTTGTGAGGAGGAAAACTGTGAGAAAAAAGAGCAAGTTGCACAGCAGGCGTTTGTGTTCGGGCAGAACCTGAGGGACAGAGTCAAG CTAACACACGAGAACACTGACGTAGCTGACATGGAGAATGCCGGCCACCCCAGTTCAGAAACGCCAGCTGCGACCAACTATTTCCTTCAGTATATCAGTTCCAG TTTAGACAACTCGACCAATAGTGCCGACACCGCCAGCAACAAATTCGTGTTTGGCCAGAACATGAGCGAGCGCGTGCTG AGCCCGCCCAAACTAAATGAAGTCAGTTCCGATGCCACCAGGGAAAACGCAGCTGCTGAGTCCGGGTCTGAGTCCTCATCGCAGGAGGCCACCCCCGAGAAAG CTAATAACATTTCAGAGTCCCTGGCCGAGTCTGCAGCCGCGTACACCAAGGCAACAGCACGGAAGTGTTTGCTGGAAAAAGTGGAAGTCATCACTGGGGAGGAGGCGGAGAGCAACGTGTTACAG ATCCAGTGTAAGCTGTTCGTCTTTGACAAGACCTCGCAGTCATGGGTGGAGAGAGGCCGGGGTCTGCTCAGGCTCAATGACATGGCATCGGCCGACGACGGGACCCTCCAGTCCCGACTAG TGATGCGGACCCAGGGCAGCTTGCGGCTGATCCTCAACACCAAGCTCTGGGCCCAGATGCAGATCGACAAGGCCAGTGAAAAGAGCATTCGCATCACAGCCATGGACACTGAGGACCAGGGCGTGAAGGTTTTCCTGATCTCC GCCAGTTCCAAGGACACGGGCCAGCTGTATGCAGCCCTGCACCACCGCATCCTGGCCCTGCGCAGCCGCGTGGAGCAAGAGCAGGAAGCCAAGATGCCTGCCCCCGAACCCGGGGCAGCCCCGTCCAACGAGGACGACAGTGACGAGGACGTCCTGGCTCCATCGGGGGCCACTGGAGGCG GTGCCGgcgaggaaggggaggggcagacggccGGAAGCACATAG